A genomic window from Phocoena sinus isolate mPhoSin1 chromosome 20, mPhoSin1.pri, whole genome shotgun sequence includes:
- the TNK1 gene encoding non-receptor tyrosine-protein kinase TNK1 isoform X1: MLHEAGSLWLLRLLQDIQLAQFYRPILEELNVTRPEHFDFVRPEDLDGVGMGRPAQRRLVEALKRHRSGLKSKNWVYKIPGGFAPGQKETTPPSDSLPSLPEPDGGLKCLIPDRAVCRGELLGSGCFGVVHRGLWTLPSGKAVPVAVKSLRVGPEGPEGTELGDFLREVSIMMNLEHPHLLCLHGLVLGQPLQMVMELAPLGSLHARLTAPAPTPPLPVALLCLFLRQVAGAMAYLGARGLVHRDLATRNLLLASPRTIKVADFGLVRPLGGARGHYVMGGPRRIPYAWCAPESLRHGAFSSASDVWMFGVTLWEMFSGGEEPWAGVPPYLILQRLEKDRARLRRPPLCSRAFYALALRCWAPHPADRPTFSYLEGLLQEAWPPEGRCVRDVTEPGALRMEPGDPITIIEGSASSHSPDSTTWKGQNGRTFKVGNFPASAVTLVDSPATRPVLRGSPARGERHQGNIDGDRVKVKLRDPPPARGQRRDVALQRMKGISKSLESVLSLGPRPTGGGSSSPELRHARTVPQGPPGVPLRSPVATSSSSQPSQPPRERPPWPKREPLHSHPVGAPGASKATVPSGGPLPDPELQRRIMEVELSVHGVTHQECQEALRATGGDVVSAIRNLKVDQLFYLSSWSRVDCRRILERYQWDLSAASRYVLARP; encoded by the exons ATGCTCCACGAGGCGGGCTCCCTGTGGCTGCTTCGGCTGCTCCAGGACATCCAGCTGGCCCAGTTTTACCGACCCATCCTTGAGGAGCTTAATGTCACTCGGCCAGAGCACTTCGACTTTGTAAGACCTGAGGATCTGGACGGCGTTGGCATGGGCCGGCCTG cccagcgTAGACTGGTTGAAGCTCTGAAGAGGCACCGTTCGGGGCTCAAGTCTAAGAACTGGGTCTACaag ATCCCTGGGGGCTTTGCCCCAGGGCAGAAGGAGACCACCCCACCCTCAGACAGCCTTCCATCCCTCCCTGAGCCAGATGGGGGACTCAAGTGTCTGATCCCAGACCGGGCTGTGTGCAGAGGGGAGCTTCTGGGCTCCGGCTGCTTTGGTGTGGTGCACCGAGGGCTGTGGACACTGCCCAGTGGCAAGGCT gtcccaGTGGCTGTCAAGTCCCTCCGGGTGGGTCCCGAAGGCCCCGAGGGCACTGAGCTAGGGGACTTCCTGCGAGAGGTATCCATCATGATGAACTTGGAACACCCACACTTGCTGTGTCTGCACGGCCTCGTACTGGGCCAGCCTCTGCAGATG GTGATGGAGCTGGCGCCCCTGGGCTCCCTGCACGCACGCCTGACCGCCCCGGCCCCCACGCCCCCGCTGCCCGTGGCCTTGCTCTGCCTCTTCCTGCGGCAGGTGGCGGGGGCCATGGCGTACCTGGGGGCCCGCGGGCTGGTGCACCGAGACCTCGCTACGCGCAACTTGCTGCTGGCTTCACCGCGCACAATCAAGGTGGCTGACTTCGGGCTGGTGCGGCCGCTGGGCGGCGCTCGGGGCCACTACGTCATGGGCGGACCCCGCCGCATCCCCTACGCCTG GTGTGCGCCGGAGAGCCTGCGCCACGGGGCCTTCTCTTCTGCCTCGGACGTGTGGATGTTTGGGGTGACGCTGTGGGAGATGTTCTCCGGGGGCGAGGAGCCCTGGGCCGGGGTCCCGCCGTACCTCATCCTGCAGCGGCTGGAGAAGGACCGAGCCCGCCTGCGTAGGCCTCCGCTCTGCTCCAGGGCCTTCTACGCCCTCGCCTTGCGCTGCTGGGCCCCCCACCCTGCTGACCGGCCCACCTTTTCCTACCTAGAAGGGCTGCTCCAAGAG GCCTGGCCTCCTGAGGGACGTTGTGTGAGGGATGTCACAGAGCCCGGTGCTCTGAGGATGGAGCCTGGTGACCCCATCACTATCATCGAGGGCAG CGCCTCTTCCCACAGCCCCGACTCCACAACCTGGAAGGGCCAGAATGGTCGCACATTCAAAGTGGGCAACTTCCCAGCCTCGGCAGTGACGCTGGTAGACTCACCAGCCACCCGTCCAGTCCTCAGAGGCTCCCCTGCCCGGGGAGAGCGACACCAGGGAAACATAGATGG GGACAGAGTGAAGGTAAAGCTTCGGGATCCCCCTCCAGCTCGGGGCCAGAGAAGGGATGTGGCCCTGCAGAGGATGAAAG GCATTTCCAAGAGTCTGGAGTCGGTTCTGTCCCTGGGCCCCCGCCCCACAGGAGGTGGGTCGAGCTCCCCCGAACTTCGACATGCCAGAACTGTGCCCCAGGGACCCCCAGGCGTGCCCCTCCGCTCCCCCGTAGCCACCAGCTCCTCTTCCCAGCCCAGCCAGCCTCCCAGGGAGCGGCCTCCCTGGCCCAAAAGAGAACCCCTACACAGTCACCCTGTGGGAGCGCCTGGAGCCAGCAAAGCCACCGTCCCCTCTGGGGGACCCTTGCCTGACCCCGAGTTGCAGAGGAGGATTATGGAG GTGGAGCTGAGTGTGCATGGAGTCACCCACCAGGAGTGCCAGGAGGCTCTAAGAGCCACCGGGGGTGACGTGGTTTCTGCCATCCGGAACCTCAAG GTGGACCAGCTCTTCTATCTCAGCAGCTGGTCCAGAGTGGACTGCCGGCGCATCCTGGAGCGTTACCAGTGGGACCTCTCAGCCGCCAGTCGCTACGTCCTGGCACGGCCCTGA
- the TNK1 gene encoding non-receptor tyrosine-protein kinase TNK1 isoform X2 has translation MLHEAGSLWLLRLLQDIQLAQFYRPILEELNVTRPEHFDFVRPEDLDGVGMGRPAQRRLVEALKRHRSGLKSKNWVYKIPGGFAPGQKETTPPSDSLPSLPEPDGGLKCLIPDRAVCRGELLGSGCFGVVHRGLWTLPSGKAVPVAVKSLRVGPEGPEGTELGDFLREVSIMMNLEHPHLLCLHGLVLGQPLQMVMELAPLGSLHARLTAPAPTPPLPVALLCLFLRQVAGAMAYLGARGLVHRDLATRNLLLASPRTIKVADFGLVRPLGGARGHYVMGGPRRIPYAWCAPESLRHGAFSSASDVWMFGVTLWEMFSGGEEPWAGVPPYLILQRLEKDRARLRRPPLCSRAFYALALRCWAPHPADRPTFSYLEGLLQEAWPPEGRCVRDVTEPGALRMEPGDPITIIEGSPDSTTWKGQNGRTFKVGNFPASAVTLVDSPATRPVLRGSPARGERHQGNIDGDRVKVKLRDPPPARGQRRDVALQRMKGISKSLESVLSLGPRPTGGGSSSPELRHARTVPQGPPGVPLRSPVATSSSSQPSQPPRERPPWPKREPLHSHPVGAPGASKATVPSGGPLPDPELQRRIMEVELSVHGVTHQECQEALRATGGDVVSAIRNLKVDQLFYLSSWSRVDCRRILERYQWDLSAASRYVLARP, from the exons ATGCTCCACGAGGCGGGCTCCCTGTGGCTGCTTCGGCTGCTCCAGGACATCCAGCTGGCCCAGTTTTACCGACCCATCCTTGAGGAGCTTAATGTCACTCGGCCAGAGCACTTCGACTTTGTAAGACCTGAGGATCTGGACGGCGTTGGCATGGGCCGGCCTG cccagcgTAGACTGGTTGAAGCTCTGAAGAGGCACCGTTCGGGGCTCAAGTCTAAGAACTGGGTCTACaag ATCCCTGGGGGCTTTGCCCCAGGGCAGAAGGAGACCACCCCACCCTCAGACAGCCTTCCATCCCTCCCTGAGCCAGATGGGGGACTCAAGTGTCTGATCCCAGACCGGGCTGTGTGCAGAGGGGAGCTTCTGGGCTCCGGCTGCTTTGGTGTGGTGCACCGAGGGCTGTGGACACTGCCCAGTGGCAAGGCT gtcccaGTGGCTGTCAAGTCCCTCCGGGTGGGTCCCGAAGGCCCCGAGGGCACTGAGCTAGGGGACTTCCTGCGAGAGGTATCCATCATGATGAACTTGGAACACCCACACTTGCTGTGTCTGCACGGCCTCGTACTGGGCCAGCCTCTGCAGATG GTGATGGAGCTGGCGCCCCTGGGCTCCCTGCACGCACGCCTGACCGCCCCGGCCCCCACGCCCCCGCTGCCCGTGGCCTTGCTCTGCCTCTTCCTGCGGCAGGTGGCGGGGGCCATGGCGTACCTGGGGGCCCGCGGGCTGGTGCACCGAGACCTCGCTACGCGCAACTTGCTGCTGGCTTCACCGCGCACAATCAAGGTGGCTGACTTCGGGCTGGTGCGGCCGCTGGGCGGCGCTCGGGGCCACTACGTCATGGGCGGACCCCGCCGCATCCCCTACGCCTG GTGTGCGCCGGAGAGCCTGCGCCACGGGGCCTTCTCTTCTGCCTCGGACGTGTGGATGTTTGGGGTGACGCTGTGGGAGATGTTCTCCGGGGGCGAGGAGCCCTGGGCCGGGGTCCCGCCGTACCTCATCCTGCAGCGGCTGGAGAAGGACCGAGCCCGCCTGCGTAGGCCTCCGCTCTGCTCCAGGGCCTTCTACGCCCTCGCCTTGCGCTGCTGGGCCCCCCACCCTGCTGACCGGCCCACCTTTTCCTACCTAGAAGGGCTGCTCCAAGAG GCCTGGCCTCCTGAGGGACGTTGTGTGAGGGATGTCACAGAGCCCGGTGCTCTGAGGATGGAGCCTGGTGACCCCATCACTATCATCGAGGGCAG CCCCGACTCCACAACCTGGAAGGGCCAGAATGGTCGCACATTCAAAGTGGGCAACTTCCCAGCCTCGGCAGTGACGCTGGTAGACTCACCAGCCACCCGTCCAGTCCTCAGAGGCTCCCCTGCCCGGGGAGAGCGACACCAGGGAAACATAGATGG GGACAGAGTGAAGGTAAAGCTTCGGGATCCCCCTCCAGCTCGGGGCCAGAGAAGGGATGTGGCCCTGCAGAGGATGAAAG GCATTTCCAAGAGTCTGGAGTCGGTTCTGTCCCTGGGCCCCCGCCCCACAGGAGGTGGGTCGAGCTCCCCCGAACTTCGACATGCCAGAACTGTGCCCCAGGGACCCCCAGGCGTGCCCCTCCGCTCCCCCGTAGCCACCAGCTCCTCTTCCCAGCCCAGCCAGCCTCCCAGGGAGCGGCCTCCCTGGCCCAAAAGAGAACCCCTACACAGTCACCCTGTGGGAGCGCCTGGAGCCAGCAAAGCCACCGTCCCCTCTGGGGGACCCTTGCCTGACCCCGAGTTGCAGAGGAGGATTATGGAG GTGGAGCTGAGTGTGCATGGAGTCACCCACCAGGAGTGCCAGGAGGCTCTAAGAGCCACCGGGGGTGACGTGGTTTCTGCCATCCGGAACCTCAAG GTGGACCAGCTCTTCTATCTCAGCAGCTGGTCCAGAGTGGACTGCCGGCGCATCCTGGAGCGTTACCAGTGGGACCTCTCAGCCGCCAGTCGCTACGTCCTGGCACGGCCCTGA
- the TMEM95 gene encoding transmembrane protein 95 isoform X2 — MWMLALGGIFLAAAQACVLCRFPDHDLSGRLAQLCSQMEAQWKDCEVSWNFSVFALDDASLKKVTEKTHRVLRVMEIKGSLSSLLSYWKWLQKTKLPEYNREALCAPACRGSTILYNCSTCQGFEVYCWPRKRCFPGSHDLWEARILLLFVSGATLLLGILSFAVEYSHLQANSDL, encoded by the exons ATGTGGATGCTGGCActaggtgggatcttcctggcagCCGCCCAGGCCTGTGTCCTCTGCCGCTTCCCAGACCATGACTTGTCGGGCCGCCTGGCTCAGCTTTGCAGCCAGATGGAGGCCCAGTGGAAGGACTGTGAAGTCTCCTGGAACTTCTCGGTCTTTGCCTTAG ATGATGCATCCTTGAAAAAAGTCACAGAGAAGACTCACAGAGTCCTGAGGGTCATGG AGATCAAAGGGTCTCTCTCCTCACTCCTTTCATATTGGAAATGGCTTCAAAAGACCAAGCTCCCAGAATACAACAGGGAAG CTCTCTGTGCTCCCGCCTGCC GGGGCAGCACCATCCTGTACAACTgctccacctgccagggcttcgaGGTGTACTGCTGGCCCCGAAAGCGCTGCTTCCCAg GAAGTCACGATCTTTGGGAAGCCAGGATTCTGCTGCTCTTCGTCTCCGGAGCCACCCTCCTCCTGGGTATTCTGAGCTTCGCGGTGGA GTACAGCCACCTCCAAGCAAACAGTGACTTGTGA
- the TMEM95 gene encoding transmembrane protein 95 isoform X1, whose protein sequence is MWMLALGGIFLAAAQACVLCRFPDHDLSGRLAQLCSQMEAQWKDCEVSWNFSVFALDDASLKKVTEKTHRVLRVMEIKGSLSSLLSYWKWLQKTKLPEYNREALCAPACRGSTILYNCSTCQGFEVYCWPRKRCFPGPHSPPLPHPAQISELLGYPSIDGCGPRDHSLPPGVPAGSHDLWEARILLLFVSGATLLLGILSFAVEYSHLQANSDL, encoded by the exons ATGTGGATGCTGGCActaggtgggatcttcctggcagCCGCCCAGGCCTGTGTCCTCTGCCGCTTCCCAGACCATGACTTGTCGGGCCGCCTGGCTCAGCTTTGCAGCCAGATGGAGGCCCAGTGGAAGGACTGTGAAGTCTCCTGGAACTTCTCGGTCTTTGCCTTAG ATGATGCATCCTTGAAAAAAGTCACAGAGAAGACTCACAGAGTCCTGAGGGTCATGG AGATCAAAGGGTCTCTCTCCTCACTCCTTTCATATTGGAAATGGCTTCAAAAGACCAAGCTCCCAGAATACAACAGGGAAG CTCTCTGTGCTCCCGCCTGCC GGGGCAGCACCATCCTGTACAACTgctccacctgccagggcttcgaGGTGTACTGCTGGCCCCGAAAGCGCTGCTTCCCAggtcctcactccccacccctgcctcaccCCGCCCAGATCTCTGAGCTGTTAGGCTACCCCAGCATCGATGGGTGTGGTCCCCGGGATCATTCACTGCCTCCTGGGGTCCCTGCAGGAAGTCACGATCTTTGGGAAGCCAGGATTCTGCTGCTCTTCGTCTCCGGAGCCACCCTCCTCCTGGGTATTCTGAGCTTCGCGGTGGA GTACAGCCACCTCCAAGCAAACAGTGACTTGTGA
- the KCTD11 gene encoding BTB/POZ domain-containing protein KCTD11, translated as MLGAMFRAGTPMTPNLNPQGGGHYFIDRDGKAFRHILNFLRLGRLDLPCGYGETALLRAEADFYQIRPLLDALRELEASQGTPAPTAALLHADVDSSPRLVHFSARRGPHHYELSSVQVDTFRANLFCTDPECLGAMRARFGVANEDRAEGGPHFHLEWAPCPAELPEVEYRRLGLQPLWTGGPGERREVVGTPGFLEEVLRVALEHGFRLDSVFPDPEDLLNSRSLRFVRH; from the coding sequence ATGCTGGGGGCCATGTTTAGGGCCGGTACTCCCATGACCCCCAACCTCAATCCCCAGGGAGGCGGCCACTACTTTATCGACCGAGATGGCAAGGCCTTCCGGCACATCCTCAATTTCCTACGGCTGGGCCGCCTGGACCTGCCCTGTGGATACGGGGAGACAGCGCTTCTCAGGGCAGAGGCTGACTTTTACCAGATCCGGCCCCTCCTGGATGCCCTGCGGGAACTGGAGGCCTCTCAGGGGACCCCGGCACCCACAGCCGCCCTGCTCCACGCAGATGTAGATAGCAGCCCCCGCCTGGTGCACTTCTCTGCTCGTCGGGGCCCACACCACTATGAGCTGAGCTCTGTCCAGGTGGACACCTTCCGGGCCAACCTCTTCTGCACCGACCCTGAGTGTCTGGGTGCCATGCGTGCCCGATTTGGTGTGGCCAATGAggacagggcagagggaggcccACACTTTCATCTGGAATGGGCCCCCTGCCCTGCAGAGCTCCCCGAGGTGGAGTACAGGAGACTGGGGCTGCAGCCGCTGTGGACTGGGGGGCCAGGAGAGCGACGGGAGGTGGTGGGCACTccgggcttcctggaggaggtgctgcGGGTGGCTCTGGAGCATGGCTTCCGTCTTGACTCCGTCTTCCCTGACCCCGAAGACCTGCTCAACTCCCGATCTCTGCGCTTTGTCCGGCACTAG